One window from the genome of Aeromonas sp. FDAARGOS 1405 encodes:
- the tapM gene encoding PilM family type IVa pilus assembly protein TapM translates to MFGLFNKGSLLPLAGIDFGSQTIKAVTLSGRPGKLHIESVAEVVTPKGTLVDYQLQDIERVSPSLKNLKRLISGHSDYAATAVTGSNVITKVIQIDARLGDKELESQVQLEAEQIIPFPLDEVSLDFEVLGTNASEDRQDVLLSAARTESVNGRVSALAEAGIAVKVVDVGAHALGRAVVACLPELQESERPIGVIDIGASAMTFAALVKGEVIYSRLQNFGGDQYSQAISSFYGMTLDEAEQAKTKGTLPVDHELDVLMPHINSLLQQVRRNIQLFCSSSGYRDIAKLVLTGGGSLLPGLLVQVKEEANCEVFHPDLFTLFGRPKGSADLVHGAKYMTAFGLALRSFTPCQI, encoded by the coding sequence ATGTTTGGGCTATTTAATAAGGGATCCCTCCTCCCCCTGGCGGGCATTGATTTCGGTAGCCAGACCATCAAGGCCGTTACGCTCAGTGGCCGTCCCGGCAAGCTGCATATTGAATCTGTAGCCGAGGTTGTCACCCCGAAAGGAACACTGGTTGACTACCAGCTGCAGGATATCGAGCGGGTCAGCCCATCTTTGAAAAACCTCAAGCGTCTTATCTCTGGCCATAGCGATTATGCAGCGACTGCAGTGACTGGTTCCAACGTGATCACCAAGGTAATTCAGATTGATGCCCGTCTCGGTGACAAGGAGTTGGAGAGCCAGGTGCAGCTGGAGGCCGAGCAGATCATTCCCTTCCCCCTTGATGAAGTCAGTCTCGATTTTGAGGTGCTGGGCACCAATGCCAGTGAAGATCGTCAGGATGTTCTGCTGAGTGCCGCTCGAACAGAGAGTGTCAATGGTCGTGTCAGTGCCCTCGCTGAGGCAGGCATTGCCGTCAAGGTAGTAGATGTGGGGGCACATGCACTTGGACGAGCCGTAGTGGCCTGTTTGCCCGAGTTGCAGGAGAGTGAGCGACCGATCGGAGTGATCGACATTGGTGCCAGTGCCATGACTTTCGCCGCCTTGGTTAAGGGGGAGGTGATCTACTCTCGATTGCAGAATTTCGGCGGTGATCAATATAGCCAGGCCATCTCATCCTTTTATGGCATGACCCTTGACGAGGCTGAACAAGCCAAGACCAAAGGTACTTTACCTGTTGACCATGAGCTGGACGTGCTGATGCCACATATCAACTCGCTGTTGCAACAGGTGCGGCGCAATATCCAGCTGTTTTGTAGCTCGTCAGGTTATCGCGATATAGCCAAACTGGTGCTGACGGGGGGAGGCAGCTTGCTGCCTGGCTTGTTGGTACAGGTAAAAGAGGAAGCCAACTGCGAGGTGTTTCATCCGGATTTGTTCACCCTGTTTGGAAGGCCGAAAGGGAGCGCAGACCTGGTACATGGAGCTAAATATATGACGGCATTCGGGTTGGCTCTGAGGAGTTTTACACCATGTCAAATATAA
- the tapN gene encoding PilN family type IV pilus biogenesis protein TapN, giving the protein MSNINLLPWREARAQRQKKQFGALLGLFVLVTVALSLFANWLVERQITAQQQRNQRLVQEMTILDAQLGEIRLLKERRKELIDRMQLIEHLQMRRNVPVRLFNQLPSLVPNGVYLNTLSLQNDIIDVNGKTEAYGRVASMMRRIDGSGWLGQSKISTIFASEVAPVSLSQFSMMFLIASNAAAAGDMAKESK; this is encoded by the coding sequence ATGTCAAATATAAACCTTCTCCCTTGGCGCGAGGCCCGGGCTCAGCGTCAAAAGAAACAGTTCGGAGCCCTGCTTGGGCTTTTCGTGTTGGTCACTGTCGCACTGAGTCTCTTTGCCAACTGGCTGGTCGAGCGCCAGATTACCGCCCAGCAGCAGCGCAATCAGCGGTTGGTTCAGGAGATGACCATCCTCGATGCGCAATTAGGTGAGATTCGTTTGCTCAAGGAGCGTCGCAAAGAGCTGATCGATAGGATGCAGCTTATCGAACATCTGCAGATGCGGAGGAATGTGCCTGTTCGCCTCTTTAACCAGCTCCCCTCTCTGGTACCCAATGGGGTTTATCTTAATACCCTCTCATTGCAAAACGACATTATCGATGTCAATGGCAAGACAGAAGCTTATGGCCGAGTGGCCAGCATGATGCGTCGAATCGATGGCTCCGGTTGGTTGGGGCAGTCAAAAATCAGCACAATTTTTGCATCGGAGGTCGCACCGGTATCGTTGAGCCAATTCTCGATGATGTTCCTGATTGCCAGTAACGCCGCGGCTGCCGGGGATATGGCCAAGGAGAGCAAATGA
- the tapO gene encoding PilO family type IV pilus biogenesis protein TapO, with translation MNLQQLNELDLNDIASWPKWAKAVFILLCCVLTGGAIYYYVIANSLGNLTNESARETELKSQFESKAMLAANLGAYKAQMIQLEQLVDTQLKQLPNTHEVAGLLDDISFIATDNGLKLNRINWEPEVKHEFSTELPMRIEVVGDYHQIGKFTADMAALPRIVILDSFTLSQSKDPGDLISMSMLAKTYKYNGKTVEQKQ, from the coding sequence ATGAATCTTCAGCAACTCAACGAGCTTGATCTGAATGACATCGCGAGCTGGCCAAAATGGGCTAAAGCGGTCTTTATCCTGCTGTGCTGTGTATTGACTGGTGGTGCTATTTATTACTATGTGATAGCTAATTCATTGGGCAATCTGACTAACGAGAGTGCCAGAGAGACAGAGCTGAAAAGTCAGTTTGAAAGCAAGGCGATGCTGGCAGCCAACCTGGGAGCCTACAAGGCACAAATGATCCAGCTCGAGCAGTTGGTCGATACTCAGCTTAAACAACTCCCAAATACCCATGAGGTTGCCGGCTTGCTTGACGATATCAGCTTTATTGCCACCGATAATGGCTTGAAACTGAATCGCATCAACTGGGAACCAGAAGTCAAGCACGAATTTTCTACCGAACTGCCTATGAGGATCGAGGTAGTGGGTGATTATCATCAGATAGGCAAATTTACAGCAGATATGGCGGCCTTGCCTCGTATCGTTATTCTCGACTCCTTTACCTTGAGTCAGAGCAAGGATCCAGGAGACCTGATTTCTATGTCGATGCTTGCCAAAACATATAAGTACAATGGTAAAACAGTGGAGCAGAAACAATGA
- a CDS encoding pilus assembly protein PilP — protein MRRICCLLPALLLTACGGQEEMDSYIAQIKARPPVPIEPLPQLKPFSPMHYQQRDLRSPFMMPQPEASVGRANASQVKPDCAQVMMDREKEVLENYSLASLSMHGSLGKAGQLWALISTPDGKSIRVGLNQYMGLDQGRVIKITPTAVDLLETIPDGKGCWVTRETQLAMANMQEKQ, from the coding sequence ATGAGACGCATCTGCTGCTTGTTACCTGCTCTCTTGCTGACGGCCTGTGGTGGTCAGGAGGAGATGGATTCCTATATTGCCCAAATCAAGGCAAGACCTCCTGTGCCGATTGAACCGTTACCCCAGTTGAAGCCGTTTTCCCCCATGCACTATCAACAACGTGACCTGCGTAGCCCTTTCATGATGCCTCAACCAGAAGCAAGTGTCGGACGAGCGAATGCCTCCCAAGTGAAACCTGATTGCGCGCAGGTTATGATGGACAGAGAAAAAGAGGTGCTGGAAAACTACTCCCTCGCCAGCTTGTCAATGCATGGCTCTTTGGGCAAGGCCGGGCAGTTGTGGGCCCTGATCAGCACACCCGATGGAAAATCCATACGGGTCGGGCTCAACCAGTATATGGGGCTCGATCAGGGGCGAGTCATCAAGATTACTCCTACGGCTGTGGATTTGCTGGAAACCATTCCGGATGGAAAGGGGTGCTGGGTAACAAGAGAAACCCAGTTGGCGATGGCCAATATGCAAGAAAAACAATAA
- a CDS encoding type IV pilus secretin PilQ — protein MRTTIDSLTKVALLFCASAFSQAWAVATLQEIKVNPLLADQLQLELSFSEPVSGFTDRLSYQPNQLLLHVPGAVGALKVNPLPIQRQGVDNIKVEGKGAGLDIKIALDQLAPYQVQQQGNKLLVSLGDGTSSALNNGDSALIAPAVTASSAMLATPAPSALLNSQVVAKSLPVTPVSSPVATPTASKPLLSNYQNGGSGAYFNSVTGVDFRRGKDGQGEFLVTLDNSSAAVDVSSRGQTVLAKFHGTRVPDGLLNLINVQDFATPVSQVEVSRQGSDTLFELSVNGQFDYRYDQADKLFIIEVKKRQAASASSRQYQGKPISLNFQDIPVRTVLQLIADFNNLNLVTTDSVAGNLTLRLDGVPWEQALDIILKVRGLDKRLDNNILLVAPAEEIAAREKQQLESRNQVADLAQLYTEYLQINYAKASEVAALLSSESTKLLSPRGAVSVDERTNVLVVKDTAEVISSIKRMLDILDIPVKQVVIEARMVTIDDGFDEALGVRWGVTKNDGHGNSTSGSIEGNDGSGNNNGGSAINPRPSADDRLNVNLPVTNAAGTLAFQVARLADGTLLDLELSALEKESKAEIIASPRVTTANQKPALIEQGTEIPYVESSSSGATSVTFKKAVLSLKVTPQITPDNRVILDLTVTQDTKGETVPTGTGDAVSINAQSITTQVLVNNGETLVLGGIYQQTIKSDVTKVPLLGDIPGLGALFRKTTSENKKRELLIFVTPKIVTDAF, from the coding sequence ATGAGAACAACCATAGACAGTCTAACAAAAGTGGCTTTGCTGTTTTGCGCCAGTGCCTTCAGCCAGGCTTGGGCAGTGGCAACCTTGCAAGAGATAAAAGTTAATCCATTGTTGGCAGATCAGTTGCAATTGGAGCTCAGCTTCAGCGAGCCTGTGAGTGGCTTTACCGATCGCCTCTCTTATCAACCTAATCAGCTTCTGCTGCATGTGCCTGGAGCCGTGGGGGCGCTCAAGGTAAATCCGCTGCCTATTCAGCGTCAGGGGGTAGACAATATTAAGGTGGAAGGGAAGGGGGCTGGCCTTGACATCAAAATTGCGCTCGATCAGCTGGCTCCCTATCAGGTTCAGCAGCAGGGTAACAAGTTGCTGGTTTCCCTGGGGGATGGGACCTCATCTGCCCTGAATAATGGTGATAGTGCTCTGATTGCTCCTGCTGTAACAGCGTCCTCTGCAATGCTGGCCACACCAGCACCCTCGGCACTACTCAATTCTCAGGTAGTTGCCAAGTCACTACCTGTTACACCTGTCAGCTCCCCTGTTGCTACTCCTACCGCCAGTAAACCATTGCTCAGCAACTATCAGAACGGTGGGAGTGGAGCCTATTTCAACTCGGTGACTGGGGTGGATTTTCGTCGTGGCAAGGATGGCCAGGGGGAGTTTCTGGTCACGCTGGATAACAGCTCGGCTGCCGTCGATGTGAGCAGCCGCGGCCAGACCGTACTAGCCAAGTTTCATGGCACTAGGGTGCCCGATGGTTTGCTTAATCTGATCAACGTGCAGGATTTTGCAACGCCGGTCTCTCAGGTTGAGGTGTCTCGACAAGGCAGTGACACTCTATTTGAACTGTCGGTTAATGGTCAATTTGATTACCGTTACGATCAGGCCGATAAACTTTTCATTATCGAGGTGAAAAAACGTCAGGCGGCATCGGCGTCCTCAAGGCAGTACCAAGGAAAGCCTATCTCATTGAACTTCCAGGATATTCCAGTCCGTACTGTGCTGCAGCTTATCGCAGATTTCAACAACCTCAATCTGGTGACCACCGACTCTGTAGCCGGCAATCTGACATTACGACTGGATGGTGTGCCCTGGGAGCAGGCGCTTGACATCATTTTGAAAGTACGTGGTCTGGATAAGCGGCTTGATAACAACATCCTGCTGGTTGCTCCGGCTGAAGAGATTGCGGCACGGGAGAAACAGCAGTTAGAGAGCCGTAATCAGGTGGCCGATTTGGCCCAGTTATATACCGAATACTTGCAGATTAACTATGCAAAAGCATCCGAAGTAGCTGCTCTGCTCTCATCCGAGAGTACCAAGTTGCTGTCGCCACGTGGCGCGGTGAGTGTGGATGAGCGCACCAACGTGTTGGTGGTCAAAGATACGGCTGAAGTGATCAGCAGCATCAAGCGGATGCTCGATATTCTGGATATTCCGGTCAAGCAGGTCGTCATTGAAGCACGCATGGTGACCATCGACGACGGTTTTGATGAGGCGCTTGGCGTGCGTTGGGGGGTGACCAAGAATGATGGACATGGTAATAGCACGTCCGGCTCTATTGAGGGGAATGATGGCTCAGGTAATAACAACGGCGGTTCGGCTATCAATCCCCGGCCATCAGCTGACGATCGGTTGAACGTCAACCTGCCGGTGACCAATGCTGCCGGTACTTTGGCATTCCAGGTTGCCCGTCTGGCTGATGGCACCTTGCTGGATCTCGAGTTGTCGGCGCTGGAAAAAGAGAGCAAGGCCGAGATTATCGCCAGTCCGAGGGTGACCACGGCTAATCAGAAACCGGCATTGATTGAACAGGGTACCGAGATCCCCTATGTGGAGTCCTCTTCCAGTGGTGCAACCTCGGTCACCTTCAAGAAGGCAGTGCTGAGCCTGAAGGTTACACCGCAGATCACCCCTGACAATCGTGTGATTCTCGACCTGACCGTCACCCAGGATACCAAGGGCGAAACCGTACCGACCGGTACCGGTGATGCGGTTTCCATCAATGCTCAGTCCATCACGACACAGGTGCTGGTGAACAATGGTGAGACTCTGGTACTCGGCGGCATCTATCAGCAGACTATCAAAAGTGATGTGACCAAGGTGCCTTTGCTGGGCGATATACCCGGATTGGGGGCCCTGTTTCGCAAGACCACCAGCGAGAACAAAAAGCGGGAATTGCTGATTTTCGTGACCCCCAAGATAGTCACCGACGCCTTCTGA
- the aroK gene encoding shikimate kinase AroK: MAEKRNIFLIGPMGAGKSTIGRHLAEQLHMEFFDSDHEIERRSGADIGWVFDVEGEEGFRIREEKVISELSEQQGIVLATGGGAIKSRETRNKLSARGIVVYLETTIEKQLARTQRDKRRPLLQTEEPPREVLERLAQERNALYEEVADFVIQTDDQSAKIVANQIVKLIGM; this comes from the coding sequence ATGGCTGAGAAACGCAATATTTTCCTGATAGGTCCCATGGGTGCGGGCAAGAGCACCATAGGTAGACATCTGGCAGAACAACTGCATATGGAGTTTTTCGACTCAGATCATGAGATTGAGCGCCGCAGTGGTGCCGATATCGGCTGGGTGTTTGATGTTGAAGGCGAAGAGGGTTTCCGTATTCGCGAAGAGAAGGTGATCAGCGAATTGTCTGAGCAGCAGGGTATCGTGCTGGCAACCGGTGGTGGTGCCATCAAGAGCCGGGAAACCCGCAACAAGTTGTCTGCTCGTGGCATCGTGGTCTACCTCGAAACCACCATTGAAAAGCAGTTGGCGCGCACACAGCGAGACAAACGCCGTCCTCTGCTACAGACCGAAGAGCCGCCGCGTGAGGTGCTTGAGCGTTTGGCACAAGAGCGCAACGCCCTTTATGAAGAAGTGGCTGACTTTGTTATCCAGACAGATGATCAAAGCGCAAAGATCGTTGCCAATCAGATTGTGAAGCTGATCGGTATGTAA
- the aroB gene encoding 3-dehydroquinate synthase, giving the protein MERLKVELGERSYAIEIAAGLLQRPEALGSTIKGRRVMIVTNTVVAPLYLERVMALLSGFQVESLILPDGEAYKNLATIERIMSALLETNHGRDTTLIALGGGVIGDVVGFAAASYQRGIPFIQIPTTLLSQVDSSVGGKTAVNHPLGKNMIGAFYQPKQVVIDTECLSTLPAREFAAGMAEVIKYGIIWDADFFSWLEQNMVRLQQLESAALVYAIKRCCEIKADVVGQDETEHGIRALLNLGHTFGHAIEAEQGYGNWLHGEAVSAGTMLAAWTAQARGDMSEEDVARVRALLLAANLPIHAPAEMDFAAFIRHMRRDKKVLEGKLRLVLPVGIGHAQVVGDVSDAELLAVIESGRDE; this is encoded by the coding sequence ATGGAACGGTTGAAGGTTGAACTGGGTGAGCGCAGCTATGCTATCGAGATAGCTGCCGGGTTGTTGCAGCGCCCCGAGGCGCTGGGATCGACCATCAAAGGCAGGCGGGTGATGATAGTGACCAACACGGTCGTTGCCCCGCTCTATCTTGAACGGGTAATGGCACTGCTGTCCGGTTTTCAGGTTGAATCCCTGATCCTGCCTGACGGTGAGGCATACAAGAACCTGGCGACCATTGAGCGGATCATGTCTGCTCTGCTTGAAACCAACCATGGGCGTGATACCACCCTCATCGCTCTGGGGGGCGGTGTGATCGGGGATGTGGTGGGCTTTGCGGCAGCAAGCTATCAACGTGGCATTCCTTTTATCCAGATCCCGACCACCCTGCTCTCCCAGGTTGACTCCTCTGTCGGCGGTAAAACCGCTGTCAACCACCCCCTCGGCAAGAACATGATTGGGGCTTTTTATCAGCCCAAACAAGTTGTTATCGATACCGAATGTCTGAGTACCTTGCCAGCCCGCGAATTTGCCGCGGGGATGGCCGAGGTGATCAAGTACGGCATCATTTGGGATGCTGATTTCTTCAGCTGGCTGGAGCAGAACATGGTGCGTCTGCAACAGCTGGAATCTGCCGCGCTGGTCTACGCCATCAAACGTTGCTGCGAGATCAAAGCCGATGTGGTCGGTCAGGATGAGACCGAGCACGGCATCCGTGCGCTGCTCAATCTGGGTCACACCTTTGGTCATGCTATCGAGGCCGAGCAGGGGTATGGCAACTGGCTGCACGGTGAAGCAGTATCCGCCGGCACCATGCTGGCAGCCTGGACTGCGCAGGCCCGTGGCGATATGAGCGAAGAGGACGTCGCGCGAGTGCGCGCCCTGCTGCTGGCCGCCAATCTGCCCATTCATGCGCCTGCCGAGATGGATTTCGCCGCCTTTATTCGCCATATGCGCCGTGACAAGAAGGTGCTGGAAGGCAAGCTGCGTCTGGTGTTGCCGGTTGGCATCGGCCATGCGCAGGTGGTGGGGGATGTGTCCGATGCCGAGTTGCTGGCGGTGATCGAGTCTGGTCGTGACGAATAA
- a CDS encoding SPOR domain-containing protein → MTNKLLKLPSQRQLVDRLLHLIEFNHPFIFLSGKPGCGRGTLCESLLGVLPEKVRVVSLIGTPAMKMVDVRQLLLPQVVARPLFNPQDALAESFFRMLEGSKPATLLLLIERADQLPAELLGELWAIIRHNDTLAAPHQLAIIVSGSDVWCRTQRPQLKGRAMPALELEVPPLSPPEQRIFLYEKAKELKIPATLLPKPQVEEILKTANGHPSTIMQLLEDIMTDRRPKKRQAELPVKKIATAIALVAGGLLALSYLLPALFDNESKPALQDPAQNTALPIPVAGGDPLTAGGSNTDTAAQGAQNRDAASNPNGVVKDWQPEAKVLPKSVESETVTTESTNYEGRRVVISDEVVQKLMTEPKVSGALPTDVVDELTGKNPSGTAPSGAIATTAPASTAKAQNPATTATPAATSKTASNEPVAAPAPKVALTPVATLNKKPRNHYSVQLMGASNTKAVDQFVAEHGLAGKVWVYQTKFRGSPWYVVLQGDYAGLTQAKSAIRKLPPALLKGQPWPKSFAQVQKELKQ, encoded by the coding sequence GTGACGAATAAACTGCTAAAACTTCCTTCCCAGCGGCAGCTGGTTGACCGGCTGCTGCATCTGATTGAATTCAATCACCCTTTCATTTTTCTATCCGGTAAACCCGGTTGTGGTCGCGGTACGCTGTGCGAATCCCTGCTCGGCGTGTTACCGGAAAAAGTGCGGGTGGTAAGCCTGATCGGTACGCCTGCCATGAAGATGGTGGATGTGCGCCAGCTGTTGCTACCACAGGTGGTGGCGCGCCCGCTCTTCAATCCACAGGATGCGCTGGCGGAGAGCTTCTTTCGCATGCTGGAGGGGAGCAAGCCAGCCACCCTGTTGCTGCTGATAGAGCGGGCCGACCAGTTGCCGGCCGAATTGCTGGGAGAGTTGTGGGCGATCATCCGTCATAACGATACTCTGGCGGCGCCCCATCAGCTGGCCATTATCGTCTCGGGCAGTGACGTCTGGTGTCGTACCCAACGGCCGCAGCTCAAAGGGCGTGCCATGCCAGCCCTTGAGCTGGAAGTGCCGCCCCTGAGCCCGCCCGAGCAGCGCATCTTCTTGTATGAGAAAGCCAAAGAGCTCAAGATCCCGGCGACCCTCTTGCCCAAGCCGCAAGTGGAGGAGATCCTGAAAACGGCGAATGGACATCCGTCCACCATCATGCAGTTACTGGAGGATATCATGACCGACAGAAGGCCCAAGAAGCGTCAGGCGGAGTTGCCTGTCAAGAAGATTGCCACCGCTATCGCGCTGGTCGCTGGCGGCCTGCTGGCTTTGAGCTACCTGCTACCTGCGCTGTTTGACAATGAAAGCAAACCGGCGCTGCAGGATCCGGCGCAGAACACGGCATTGCCGATCCCGGTAGCGGGAGGCGATCCCCTCACCGCAGGCGGTTCGAATACCGATACCGCTGCACAAGGCGCGCAAAACCGCGATGCAGCCAGTAATCCCAATGGGGTTGTGAAGGATTGGCAGCCTGAGGCGAAAGTGCTGCCCAAATCGGTGGAGAGCGAAACCGTTACCACCGAATCAACCAATTACGAAGGGCGTCGGGTGGTGATCTCCGACGAGGTCGTGCAAAAGCTGATGACCGAACCCAAGGTGAGCGGCGCTCTGCCTACTGACGTGGTGGACGAGCTGACCGGCAAGAACCCGAGTGGCACAGCCCCCAGTGGTGCAATCGCAACCACGGCGCCAGCCAGTACCGCCAAAGCACAGAATCCGGCGACAACCGCAACGCCTGCTGCTACCTCCAAAACCGCCAGCAATGAGCCGGTTGCCGCGCCAGCACCCAAAGTGGCCCTGACACCGGTCGCCACCTTGAACAAGAAGCCGCGCAACCACTACAGCGTTCAGCTGATGGGGGCGAGCAACACCAAGGCGGTGGATCAATTTGTCGCCGAGCATGGTCTGGCGGGTAAGGTATGGGTCTATCAAACCAAATTCCGTGGCAGCCCCTGGTACGTGGTGCTGCAAGGGGATTATGCCGGTCTGACCCAGGCCAAGAGTGCCATTCGCAAGCTTCCGCCAGCCTTGCTGAAAGGCCAGCCCTGGCCCAAGTCGTTTGCACAGGTACAAAAAGAGCTGAAGCAATAG
- a CDS encoding Dam family site-specific DNA-(adenine-N6)-methyltransferase, whose amino-acid sequence MKKTRAFLKWAGGKYSLVEEIAERLPAGRVLLEPFVGAGSVFLNTDYDAYVLNDINPDLICLYNHLKLTPDSFIAEARKLFVAEHNHKAAYYRLRTQFNQTETTFERALLFLFLNRHGFNGLCRYNKKGGFNVPFGSYKKPYFPEKELWAFAEKAQKATFICESYADAIKRAEEDWVIYCDPPYAPLSTTASFTTYASGGFTLDDQAILARLARHTAAHKGVPVLISNHDIELTRELYRGARLDEILVKRTISRNGGTRNKVAELLALYPPGIEPEQGYYPSDSELLPLT is encoded by the coding sequence ATGAAAAAAACACGCGCTTTTTTAAAATGGGCCGGGGGAAAATACTCCCTGGTTGAAGAGATTGCCGAGCGCCTGCCGGCCGGGCGTGTGTTGCTGGAGCCCTTCGTCGGGGCCGGGTCAGTGTTTCTCAACACCGACTACGACGCGTATGTGCTCAACGACATCAATCCGGATCTGATCTGCCTGTACAACCACCTCAAGCTGACGCCGGACAGTTTCATTGCCGAGGCGCGCAAGCTGTTTGTGGCAGAGCACAACCACAAGGCGGCCTATTACCGGCTGCGTACCCAGTTCAATCAGACCGAGACCACCTTCGAGCGGGCACTCTTGTTCCTGTTTCTCAACCGTCACGGTTTCAATGGATTGTGCCGCTACAACAAGAAGGGCGGCTTCAACGTGCCGTTCGGTTCCTACAAGAAACCCTATTTCCCGGAAAAAGAGCTGTGGGCCTTTGCCGAAAAGGCGCAGAAGGCGACCTTTATCTGCGAGAGCTACGCCGATGCCATCAAGCGAGCCGAAGAGGATTGGGTTATCTATTGTGATCCACCCTATGCGCCGCTCTCCACTACGGCGAGCTTCACCACCTATGCCTCCGGCGGGTTTACCCTGGATGATCAGGCGATCCTGGCGCGACTGGCCCGCCACACAGCCGCTCACAAAGGGGTGCCGGTGCTGATCAGCAACCACGATATCGAGCTGACTCGTGAGCTTTATCGCGGTGCCCGCCTCGACGAAATCCTGGTCAAGCGCACCATCAGTCGCAACGGCGGCACCCGCAACAAGGTGGCCGAATTGTTGGCGCTCTATCCGCCCGGAATCGAACCGGAGCAGGGCTACTATCCCAGCGACAGTGAACTGCTGCCACTGACGTAA
- the rpe gene encoding ribulose-phosphate 3-epimerase gives MKDFLIAPSILSADFARLGDDVAKVLAAGADVVHFDVMDNHYVPNLTIGPMVCQALRDYGIEAPIDVHLMVKPVDRIIPDFAKAGASLITFHPEASDHVDRSLGLIKEMGCQAGLVLNPATSLSCLEYVMDKLDVILLMSVNPGFGGQSFIPGTLDKLRQVRRLIDESGRDIRLEIDGGVKVDNIREIAEAGADMFVAGSAIFSQPDYKAVIDKMRAELAHVTR, from the coding sequence ATGAAAGACTTTCTGATTGCCCCCTCGATCCTCTCTGCCGATTTTGCCCGTCTGGGTGACGATGTAGCCAAGGTACTGGCTGCCGGTGCCGACGTGGTTCACTTCGACGTGATGGACAACCACTATGTCCCCAACCTGACCATTGGCCCCATGGTCTGTCAGGCGCTGCGTGACTACGGTATCGAGGCCCCCATCGACGTGCACCTGATGGTCAAGCCGGTGGATCGCATCATTCCTGATTTTGCCAAGGCCGGTGCTTCCCTCATTACCTTCCATCCGGAAGCGTCCGATCACGTTGATCGCTCTTTGGGCCTCATCAAGGAGATGGGCTGCCAGGCGGGTCTGGTGCTCAATCCTGCTACCTCGCTCTCCTGCCTCGAGTATGTGATGGACAAGCTGGACGTGATCCTGCTGATGTCGGTCAACCCGGGCTTCGGTGGCCAGAGCTTCATCCCCGGCACCCTCGACAAGCTGCGTCAGGTGCGTCGTCTGATCGACGAGAGCGGCCGCGATATCCGTCTCGAGATCGATGGCGGGGTGAAGGTCGACAACATTCGCGAGATCGCCGAAGCGGGCGCCGACATGTTTGTCGCCGGCTCGGCCATTTTCAGCCAGCCTGACTACAAGGCGGTGATCGACAAGATGCGTGCGGAGCTGGCTCATGTCACACGCTGA
- a CDS encoding phosphoglycolate phosphatase produces the protein MSHAERAFDLVLFDLDGTLIDSAAQLALAVNLTLADLGLEQADEAVIRTWVGNGADKLIQRAIAYREADPELFAKARPIFFQHYNACLLQGLAMYEGVVQSLRRLQSLGYKQAIVTNKPSDFVAPILDALGISDCFELWLGGNCVPVKKPSPEPLLHACQELGVSPARTLMVGDSENDVLAAKAAGMKVVGLTYGYNYGRPIADSRPDWVFEHFSQLDALLS, from the coding sequence ATGTCACACGCTGAGCGCGCATTTGATTTGGTGCTGTTCGATCTGGACGGCACCCTGATCGACAGCGCCGCCCAGTTGGCGCTGGCGGTCAATCTGACTCTGGCTGATCTGGGTTTGGAACAAGCTGATGAAGCGGTGATCCGTACCTGGGTTGGCAACGGCGCCGACAAGCTGATCCAGCGGGCGATCGCCTATCGCGAGGCCGACCCCGAGCTGTTTGCCAAGGCCCGTCCGATCTTTTTCCAGCACTACAACGCCTGCCTGCTGCAAGGGCTGGCGATGTATGAAGGGGTGGTGCAGAGTCTGCGTCGCCTGCAAAGCCTGGGCTACAAGCAGGCAATCGTCACCAACAAGCCGAGCGATTTCGTGGCACCCATCCTCGATGCCCTTGGCATCAGCGATTGTTTCGAACTTTGGCTTGGCGGCAACTGCGTGCCAGTCAAGAAGCCGAGCCCGGAGCCATTGCTGCACGCTTGCCAGGAGTTGGGGGTGAGCCCGGCTCGCACTCTAATGGTGGGCGACTCCGAAAATGATGTGCTGGCGGCCAAGGCGGCCGGCATGAAGGTTGTGGGCCTGACCTACGGTTACAACTATGGTCGCCCCATTGCCGACTCCCGGCCTGACTGGGTGTTCGAACACTTTTCCCAGCTCGATGCGCTGCTGAGCTAA